Proteins encoded together in one Juglans regia cultivar Chandler unplaced genomic scaffold, Walnut 2.0 Scaffold_661, whole genome shotgun sequence window:
- the LOC108981153 gene encoding ankyrin repeat-containing protein At5g02620-like gives MMTVQHTESIIGMDPLIYKAAEQGNLRALEKKYDISHLLDEFLTVNKNTILHICISSILVKEKFPATGGTDLASAVKFVEDVLSKCPSFLLKANAEDDTPLHVAARSGHASIVKVLIDCKKSQHQDLENVVATKEMITREMIGMLNKKGDTTLHDAVRHNHIEVVKQLLREVDREFSFGANGAGETPLYLAAERHFPDLVSEILNTFQSPAYDGPLGRTALHAATFSNDAGMTENILERYGRDLCKQTDQKGWTPLHLAAYLGCVEPTKLLLQYGREVAYMKDAEGRTALHIAAHRNQEGVTKEIISMCPDCCEVVDNEGRNALHLAVHSRWPTAALIIQNNPSLRNLLNQADNDGNTPLHHYYNSVGYIKGVLNSPRVDEMVFNKKNQTAFQILRSKRFPTDGDEVQYSALQRKQDEFYKGQKNHWFLFNGRVLETGYDEIEKEKQPEGDEDWQEMEKKKEEMDKAAQVHLVVAALITTVTFAAGITMPGGFIGGDDHPHPGSAVLEKSTAFKAFIITNALALMLSSSAVFIYLFIPFIPSKSFFRQRLCFAQMAFWFLISSMAPMVLAFVTGTYAVLEHSNIAIPTCIICLSFITILVFIFLKLRLYL, from the exons ATGATGACCGTGCAGCATACCGAGTCCATCATTGGAATGGATCCTCTTATCTATAAAGCGGCAGAACAAGGCAACCTGAGGgccttagaaaaaaaatatgatatctcCCATCTACTTGATGAGTTTTTAACcgttaataaaaatacaatccTACATATTTGCATTTCAAGTATCCTGGTCAAAGAAAAGTTTCCCGCCACTGGAGGAACTGACCTTGCCTCAGCGGTAAAATTTGTGGAAGATGTACTGTCCAAGTGTCCATCATTTTTATTGAAAGCCAATGCGGAAGACGATACTCCGTTACATGTTGCGGCAAGGTCTGGGCATGCTTCGATCGTTAAAGTTCTGATTGATTGTAAAAAATCCCAACATCAAGATCTCGAAAATGTCGTTGCTACTAAGGAGATGATTACTAGGGAGATGATTGGAATGCTGAATAAAAAGGGAGACACGACCTTACATGATGCTGTACGTCACAATCACATTGAAGTGGTAAAACAGTTACTAAGGGAGGTAGATCGAGAATTTTCGTTTGGTGCTAATGGTGCTGGTGAGACCCCACTTTACTTGGCTGCCGAGAGACACTTTCCAGATTTGGTATCTGAAATTTTGAACACATTCCAATCACCAGCTTATGATGGCCCCTTGGGTAGAACGGCTTTGCATGCTGcaacattttcaaatgatgCAG GAATGACCGAAAACATTTTGGAAAGATATGGTCGCGATCTATGTAAACAAACAGACCAAAAAGGTTGGACTCCTCTTCACTTGGCTGCATACTTGGGTTGCGTTGAGCCAACAAAACTATTGCTGCAATATGGTAGAGAGGTGGCATATATGAAAGATGCAGAGGGTAGGACAGCTCTTCACATTGCAGCTCATCGCAACCAAGAAGGAGTTACAAAGGAGATTATATCAATGTGTCCTGATTGTTGCGAAGTGGTTGACAATGAAGGCCGCAATGCACTCCATCTCGCCGTGCACAGCCGCTGGCCAACTGCAGCGCTAATCATCCAAAATAATCCATCTTTACGGAATCTTTTGAATCAGGCGGACAATGACGGGAATACACCTCTCCATCACTATTACAATTCTGTTGGATACATCAAGGGTGTCTTGAATTCTCCAAGAGTTGACGAAATGGTCTTCAACAAAAAGAACCAGACTGCTTTTCAAATCTTAAGAAGTAAACGCTTTCCAACCGATGGTGATGAG GTACAATATTCCGCTTTACAGAGGAAGCAGGACGAATTTTATAAAGGCCAGAAAAATCATTGGTTCCTTTTCAATGGAAGAGTATTAGAAACTGGGTATGATGAAATTGAGAAGGAGAAACAGCCAGAGGGGGATGAGGATTGGCAGGAGAtggagaaaaagaaggaagagatggATAAAGCGGCTCAAGTCCATTTGGTAGTTGCTGCACTCATTACAACCGTGACCTTTGCAGCAGGCATTACCATGCCAGGGGGCTTCATTGGTGGAGATGATCATCCACATCCAGGCTCTGCAGTTCTGGAAAAAAGTACTGCTTTTAAAGCATTCATCATTACAAACGCCCTAGCATTGATGCTATCCAGTTCTGCTGTCTTTATCTACCTATTTATTCCGTTTATCCCTTCTAAATCCTTCTTCAGGCAGCGCTTATGTTTTGCTCAAATGGCCTTTTGGTTCCTTATTTCGTCCATGGCACCAATGGTTTTGGCATTTGTCACAGGAACATATGCTGTGTTGGAGCATTCAAACATTGCAATTCCCACTTGTATTATTTGCTTATCCTTCATTACCATccttgtttttatatttttaaaactacgGTTGTACCTATGA